A genomic region of Mesorhizobium sp. NZP2077 contains the following coding sequences:
- the gabD gene encoding NADP-dependent succinate-semialdehyde dehydrogenase, with product MDLRDPSLLRQAALVGGNWIEADPTHAIAVANPATGELVGYVPKLGGAETRTAIEAACIAQKGWAAKTAKERAGILRKWFELMTANQDDLGRILTLEQGKPIAEAKGEIAYGASFVEWFAEEARRLYGDIVPGHQPDKRILVMKRPIGVVAAITPWNFPNAMITRKAGPAFAAGCAMVLKPASQTPFSAIALAVLAERAGLPKGLFSVVTGPAREIGGEMTANPTVRKLTFTGSTEIGAELYRQSAPTIKKLGLELGGNAPFIVFDDADLDAAVEGALIAKFRNNGQTCVCANRLYVQESVYDAFAEKLATAVGSLKTGNGFDEGVVLGPLIDQAALEKVEEHIADATSKGARIIQGGKRHGLGGTFFEATVLADVRRDMAVASEETFGPVAPLFRFKDEADVIAQANDTEFGLASYFYAKDLARVFRVAEALEYGMVGVNTGLISTAEAPFGGVKSSGLGREGSRYGIEEFTEIKYVCLGGIA from the coding sequence ATGGACCTTCGCGACCCCTCTTTGCTGCGCCAGGCTGCTCTCGTTGGAGGCAACTGGATCGAAGCTGATCCGACACATGCCATCGCTGTAGCGAACCCGGCGACCGGCGAGTTGGTAGGCTACGTCCCAAAGCTCGGCGGCGCCGAAACGCGCACCGCCATTGAGGCTGCTTGTATTGCGCAGAAAGGATGGGCGGCGAAGACCGCCAAGGAGCGCGCTGGCATCCTGCGCAAATGGTTCGAGCTGATGACGGCGAACCAGGATGATCTCGGCCGCATCCTCACGCTCGAACAGGGCAAGCCGATCGCCGAGGCAAAGGGCGAAATCGCCTATGGGGCGAGTTTCGTCGAATGGTTCGCCGAAGAGGCCCGTCGCCTCTACGGCGACATTGTGCCGGGGCATCAGCCCGACAAGCGCATCCTCGTGATGAAGCGGCCGATCGGCGTCGTCGCGGCGATCACACCGTGGAACTTTCCCAATGCCATGATTACGCGCAAGGCGGGTCCGGCTTTTGCCGCTGGTTGTGCGATGGTGCTGAAGCCTGCTTCGCAAACCCCGTTTTCGGCCATCGCGCTCGCCGTTCTGGCTGAGCGCGCGGGTCTGCCCAAGGGCCTGTTCAGCGTCGTCACCGGCCCGGCCAGGGAGATCGGCGGCGAGATGACGGCCAACCCAACCGTGCGCAAGCTAACCTTCACCGGCTCGACCGAAATCGGCGCGGAACTCTACCGGCAAAGCGCCCCAACCATCAAGAAGCTCGGCCTTGAACTCGGCGGCAACGCACCCTTCATCGTCTTCGACGATGCCGACCTCGACGCCGCCGTAGAAGGTGCGCTGATTGCCAAATTCCGCAACAATGGCCAGACCTGCGTTTGCGCCAACCGTCTCTATGTTCAGGAATCGGTCTACGACGCCTTTGCGGAAAAGCTGGCCACCGCTGTTGGCAGCCTGAAGACCGGAAACGGCTTCGACGAAGGTGTCGTTCTCGGCCCGCTGATCGATCAAGCCGCGCTGGAGAAGGTCGAGGAACATATCGCCGACGCGACGTCCAAGGGTGCGCGCATCATACAGGGCGGCAAGCGCCATGGGCTCGGCGGTACCTTCTTCGAGGCGACCGTGCTGGCCGATGTCCGTCGTGATATGGCCGTAGCCAGCGAGGAGACCTTCGGTCCGGTTGCGCCACTCTTCCGTTTCAAAGACGAAGCCGACGTGATCGCCCAGGCCAACGATACGGAATTCGGCCTCGCCTCGTATTTCTACGCGAAGGACCTGGCCCGCGTTTTCCGGGTCGCCGAAGCGCTCGAATACGGCATGGTCGGCGTCAATACCGGGCTGATCTCGACGGCGGAAGCGCCCTTCGGTGGCGTGAAATCGTCCGGGCTGGGGCGAGAGGGGTCACGCTACGGGATCGAGGAATTCACCGAGATCAAATACGTATGCCTCGGCGGCATTGCCTAG
- the hpaI gene encoding 4-hydroxy-2-oxoheptanedioate aldolase, with protein MPAPRNLFKQALKKGNAQIGLWQALANPYTVEICAGAGYDWLLLDAEHAPNDVPLLVSQLQAMKGTASQAVIRPVVGESWIIKQLLDIGAQTLLVPMIESRAQAEAMVKAVRYPPHGVRGVGAALARASAFNRIPDYLQTANDEICLLLQLESRTGLAALDDIASTEGVDGVFIGPADLAADMGQLGKPGAPQVQAEVEKALIRIRAHGKAAGILIGDLSLAKHYLELGATFVAIGNDVTLLAGATTKLLADFKAAGPAQGIADVSVY; from the coding sequence ATGCCGGCGCCAAGAAACTTGTTCAAGCAGGCTTTGAAGAAAGGCAATGCGCAAATTGGCCTGTGGCAGGCGCTGGCCAACCCCTACACTGTCGAGATATGCGCTGGTGCGGGCTATGACTGGTTGCTGCTCGATGCCGAACACGCACCCAATGACGTGCCTTTGCTTGTCTCACAATTGCAGGCGATGAAGGGAACGGCGAGCCAGGCCGTGATCCGCCCGGTCGTCGGCGAAAGCTGGATCATCAAACAGTTGCTCGACATCGGCGCGCAGACGCTCTTGGTGCCCATGATCGAGAGCAGGGCTCAGGCCGAGGCAATGGTGAAGGCAGTGCGCTACCCGCCGCACGGCGTGCGCGGCGTGGGCGCAGCGCTCGCACGTGCGTCTGCCTTCAACCGCATTCCCGACTATCTGCAAACGGCCAATGACGAAATCTGCCTGTTGCTCCAGTTGGAAAGCCGAACCGGCCTCGCCGCACTCGACGACATCGCCTCGACCGAAGGCGTCGACGGCGTGTTCATCGGCCCGGCCGACCTTGCCGCCGATATGGGGCAGCTCGGCAAGCCGGGTGCCCCGCAGGTGCAGGCGGAGGTGGAGAAGGCGCTGATCAGGATTCGGGCGCACGGCAAGGCGGCAGGCATACTGATTGGCGATCTTTCGCTGGCAAAACACTATCTCGAGCTCGGCGCCACCTTCGTCGCCATCGGCAACGATGTGACGCTGCTTGCCGGTGCCACCACCAAGCTGCTCGCCGATTTCAAGGCCGCTGGCCCGGCCCAGGGAATAGCGGATGTGAGTGTGTACTGA
- a CDS encoding DedA family protein, whose amino-acid sequence MSAELSGTYRRRPSTGFADQMTAPELTMHVPHAVTVLMSFGLAGIGCLAIAEKFVPLFPSYILLMLLGLTVPDGGALVLTIAVTTSGSVIGGLCWYAIGFALGPQRARAAVARYGKYIFLKLPFYDGLADAYRRNHFWVTLAGQVIPAVRIYLALPAGALKLETRTFLAATSLGCLLWNTPFLCLGYALRSSGYDLAQVGFWAAVAIVTLEGIIVLAIRSRKFRKGRCL is encoded by the coding sequence ATGTCGGCCGAACTGTCTGGAACATACCGCCGGCGTCCGTCTACCGGATTTGCAGATCAGATGACTGCGCCTGAGCTCACCATGCACGTGCCGCACGCTGTCACCGTGCTGATGAGCTTCGGGCTTGCTGGTATCGGATGTCTCGCCATTGCCGAAAAGTTCGTCCCTCTCTTTCCGTCCTATATCTTGCTGATGCTGTTGGGATTGACCGTGCCAGATGGCGGGGCACTCGTGCTGACGATTGCAGTTACGACATCTGGGTCGGTGATTGGAGGGCTGTGCTGGTACGCGATCGGCTTTGCGCTTGGGCCGCAACGGGCGCGGGCGGCCGTGGCGCGTTATGGCAAATACATATTCCTGAAACTGCCGTTCTATGACGGGCTGGCCGACGCTTACCGTCGTAATCATTTCTGGGTGACGCTGGCGGGGCAGGTCATCCCGGCGGTTCGAATCTATCTTGCCTTGCCGGCCGGCGCCTTGAAGCTTGAAACCAGAACTTTCCTGGCAGCGACCTCGCTTGGATGCCTGCTGTGGAACACGCCGTTTCTGTGTCTTGGTTATGCCTTGCGCAGCAGCGGATATGATTTGGCGCAAGTTGGCTTCTGGGCAGCTGTCGCCATCGTCACGCTCGAAGGCATAATTGTGCTCGCCATCCGATCTCGAAAGTTCAGGAAAGGCCGCTGCTTATGA
- a CDS encoding methyltransferase domain-containing protein: MSIADIPPFFLAWLRNPRSIAAVAPSGARVAALMTRDIGSATGPVIELGPGTGAFTYSLLKRGVRERDLTLVEFSADFVQLLKSRFPQARVLQMDATRLADLKLFDGASVGAVVSGLGFRAMLPRQVKAILSGAFRYLRPNGAFYQITYGPRCPVPDSVLDQLNLSSAHVGRTVWNIPPASVYRICRSDDCA; the protein is encoded by the coding sequence ATGTCGATCGCTGACATCCCGCCATTCTTCCTTGCCTGGCTTCGCAACCCACGTAGCATCGCGGCAGTGGCCCCATCAGGCGCCCGGGTCGCGGCACTGATGACCCGGGACATCGGTTCCGCGACCGGACCCGTCATCGAGCTGGGACCTGGCACCGGCGCTTTCACCTATTCGCTGCTCAAGCGCGGTGTGCGCGAGAGGGATCTTACGCTGGTCGAGTTCAGCGCTGATTTTGTCCAGCTCTTGAAGTCGCGCTTCCCCCAGGCCCGCGTTCTCCAGATGGATGCGACACGGCTCGCCGACCTCAAGCTGTTTGACGGCGCCTCGGTTGGCGCTGTCGTCAGCGGGCTGGGCTTTCGTGCCATGCTGCCCAGGCAGGTTAAAGCCATCTTGAGCGGAGCCTTTAGATATCTGAGACCCAATGGCGCGTTTTATCAGATCACCTATGGCCCACGCTGTCCGGTTCCCGATTCTGTTCTCGATCAGCTGAACCTCAGTTCGGCGCATGTCGGCCGAACTGTCTGGAACATACCGCCGGCGTCCGTCTACCGGATTTGCAGATCAGATGACTGCGCCTGA